In a genomic window of Deinococcus aquiradiocola:
- the rimP gene encoding ribosome maturation factor RimP: MARPDAPARPGRTHSGSASNLQTLAAGVLAPLGYELLEVQVQNPGKRPIVVVRIDRQDEQPVSIEDLAAASRAVGAEYDRLDPITGEYRLELESPGAKRPLLRARHFERMLGLKARVRSDAHSFTGPITAVTDEQVTFETPGGPVTLRIGQFQANLAEFPASHR, encoded by the coding sequence GTGGCCCGGCCCGACGCGCCCGCACGGCCCGGACGGACGCACAGCGGCTCGGCCAGCAACCTGCAGACGCTCGCAGCGGGCGTGCTCGCGCCGCTCGGGTACGAGCTGCTGGAAGTGCAGGTGCAGAACCCCGGCAAGCGCCCCATCGTGGTCGTCCGCATCGACCGGCAGGACGAGCAGCCCGTGTCCATCGAGGACCTCGCCGCCGCGAGCCGCGCGGTGGGCGCCGAGTACGACCGCCTCGACCCGATCACGGGCGAGTACCGGCTGGAACTCGAATCGCCCGGCGCGAAACGCCCGCTGCTGCGCGCCCGGCACTTCGAGCGCATGCTGGGCCTCAAGGCCCGCGTCCGCAGCGACGCGCACAGCTTCACCGGCCCCATCACGGCCGTGACGGACGAACAGGTGACCTTCGAGACGCCGGGCGGCCCGGTCACGCTGCGCATCGGGCAGTTCCAGGCGAACCTCGCGGAATTTCCCGCGTCGCACCGCTGA
- the nusA gene encoding transcription termination factor NusA, with translation MTQSDIPNFAEALREVAQLRNINELALIEAFEQSLSQAYTRNVEPDKRVEVHLDPESGELEVLIVREVVEKVEDENVQISLADALELDPEVEIGMEMEFPVDQEKFSRIALQAAKQTLTQKMRETERNLVFNEYKDKEGQVINATVVRMDNKQNYFVELGSGEAILPPREQIPGERLLNGNRVKVYLKEVRKTPKGPTILASRADERLLDYLLKQEIPEVANGIVEIKAISREAGQRSKVAVYSHNSNVDPIGACIGHRGNRIQAVTGELGRERVDVILWDANTREFIRNALSPAKVGFIEVNADTGEAAVTVTSDQLSLAIGKGGQNVRLAAKLTGFKIDLRETQAISDLDAAMQQAMQDEASGTETSSSAKSAFDALFKDAKSVATASPDGTQDIQE, from the coding sequence ATGACCCAGTCCGACATCCCCAACTTTGCAGAAGCGCTGCGCGAAGTGGCGCAGCTGCGCAACATCAACGAACTCGCCCTGATCGAAGCGTTCGAGCAGTCCCTGTCCCAGGCGTACACCCGTAACGTCGAGCCTGACAAGCGCGTCGAGGTGCACCTCGACCCCGAGAGCGGCGAACTCGAAGTGCTGATCGTGCGTGAAGTCGTCGAGAAGGTCGAGGACGAGAACGTGCAGATCTCCCTGGCCGACGCACTGGAACTCGACCCGGAAGTCGAGATCGGCATGGAGATGGAGTTCCCCGTCGATCAGGAGAAGTTCAGCCGGATCGCGCTGCAGGCCGCCAAGCAGACCCTGACCCAGAAGATGCGCGAGACGGAACGCAACCTCGTGTTCAACGAGTACAAGGACAAGGAAGGGCAGGTCATCAACGCCACCGTCGTCCGGATGGACAACAAGCAGAACTACTTCGTGGAACTCGGCAGCGGCGAGGCCATCCTGCCGCCCCGCGAGCAGATTCCCGGCGAGCGACTCCTGAACGGCAACCGCGTCAAGGTGTACCTGAAGGAAGTCCGCAAGACGCCCAAAGGCCCCACCATCCTCGCGAGCCGCGCCGACGAGCGCCTCCTCGACTACCTGCTCAAGCAGGAGATTCCCGAGGTCGCCAACGGCATCGTGGAGATCAAGGCCATCAGCCGCGAGGCCGGGCAGCGCAGCAAGGTCGCCGTGTACAGCCACAACAGCAACGTCGACCCCATCGGCGCGTGCATCGGGCACCGCGGGAACCGCATCCAGGCCGTGACCGGCGAACTGGGCCGCGAGCGCGTCGACGTGATCCTGTGGGACGCGAACACCCGCGAGTTCATCCGTAACGCCCTGTCGCCCGCCAAGGTCGGCTTCATCGAGGTGAACGCCGACACCGGCGAGGCCGCCGTGACCGTCACCAGCGACCAGCTCTCGCTGGCGATCGGCAAGGGCGGGCAGAACGTGCGCCTCGCCGCGAAACTCACCGGCTTCAAGATCGACCTGCGCGAAACGCAGGCGATCAGCGACCTGGACGCCGCCATGCAGCAGGCCATGCAGGACGAGGCGAGCGGCACCGAGACAAGCAGCAGTGCCAAGAGCGCCTTCGACGCGCTGTTCAAGGACGCCAAGAGCGTCGCGACCGCCTCGCCCGACGGCACGCAGGACATTCAGGAGTAA
- a CDS encoding DUF448 domain-containing protein, which yields MTSALPHLTPRHVPERSCAACRRRRPQADLLRFTRQDGVWTLQQARRTGRGTYLCADTPACWAEKRLKRAFGAQAATLSAALQVRADAGRTVPPEHT from the coding sequence TTGACGTCCGCCCTGCCCCACCTCACCCCCAGGCACGTGCCGGAACGCAGTTGCGCCGCGTGCCGCCGCCGCCGCCCGCAGGCGGACCTGCTGCGCTTCACGCGGCAGGACGGGGTGTGGACGCTGCAGCAGGCGCGGCGCACCGGGCGCGGCACGTACCTGTGCGCCGACACGCCCGCCTGCTGGGCCGAGAAACGCCTGAAGCGGGCGTTCGGGGCGCAGGCCGCCACGCTCAGCGCCGCGCTGCAGGTGCGCGCGGACGCGGGACGCACGGTTCCGCCCGAACACACATGA
- the infB gene encoding translation initiation factor IF-2 translates to MSKVRIYTLAKDLGVDNQKLLEILDSLGVVYKSVSSTLDEDTVETIKEILAAEAAGGTPAQPGTATQGAPATDTTDAATETDAAPAAAPTPAAPQPTPKDDVTPTPAAPTPTPAQAATASHAAAVAVAEAPAREIPHRSPVVTIMGHVDHGKTSLLDYIRKTKVAAKEAGGITQHVGAFEAQTSKGRIVFIDTPGHEAFTTIRARGANVADIAIIVVAADDSIMPQTREAIAHAQAAKVPLIVAINKVDLPQADVDRVKTDLTMVNLVPEEFGGDTVVVPVSAKTGEGVEDLLEYISLTAELEDLRADPNGEFSGVIIESKVDRQAGVLATVMVQEGTINVGDFLVVGETYGKIKAMTDSLGGRIKSAGPSTPVQVLGFSEAPVSGDKVASASNEHAAREKVAVRVDTRRTVEEARAQRKLSLEEMMGSLVEVREVNLILRADTQGSVEAIQGILAKKESDDVKLNVMLAGIGAPTEGDVLLASTAEATILCFSVTASGAVKKVADQKGVDLKSFRIIYELIDEVDRLIKGNVEPVFEEKYLGRAEVRMLIKHPKSGTIAGSYVTDGSFKRNAKAKVTRGKQVVYEGTIVGLKRFKDDVREVQTGYECGINLDWNDVMEGDIIEASEMVEVQQ, encoded by the coding sequence ATGTCGAAAGTTCGAATCTATACCCTGGCCAAGGATCTTGGCGTGGACAATCAGAAGCTGCTGGAAATCCTGGACAGCCTCGGCGTGGTCTACAAGAGCGTGTCGAGCACGCTCGACGAGGACACCGTGGAAACCATCAAGGAGATCCTCGCGGCCGAAGCGGCAGGCGGCACGCCCGCCCAGCCCGGCACGGCCACCCAGGGCGCGCCCGCCACGGACACCACGGACGCGGCCACCGAGACCGACGCCGCACCGGCGGCCGCCCCCACCCCCGCTGCCCCGCAGCCGACCCCCAAGGACGACGTGACCCCAACCCCCGCTGCACCCACCCCCACGCCCGCCCAGGCCGCCACGGCCAGCCACGCGGCGGCCGTCGCGGTCGCCGAAGCGCCCGCCCGTGAGATCCCGCACCGTTCGCCCGTCGTGACCATCATGGGTCACGTCGACCACGGCAAAACGAGCCTCCTCGACTACATCCGCAAGACCAAGGTCGCCGCGAAGGAAGCGGGCGGCATCACGCAGCACGTCGGCGCCTTCGAGGCCCAGACCAGCAAGGGCCGCATCGTGTTCATCGACACGCCCGGCCACGAGGCCTTCACCACCATCCGCGCGCGCGGCGCGAACGTCGCCGACATCGCCATCATCGTGGTCGCCGCGGACGACAGCATCATGCCGCAGACCCGCGAGGCCATCGCGCACGCGCAGGCCGCGAAAGTCCCCCTGATCGTCGCGATCAACAAGGTCGACCTGCCGCAGGCCGACGTGGACCGCGTCAAGACGGACCTCACCATGGTGAACCTCGTGCCGGAAGAGTTCGGCGGCGACACGGTCGTCGTGCCGGTCAGCGCCAAGACCGGCGAGGGCGTCGAGGACCTGCTGGAGTACATCAGCCTCACGGCGGAACTCGAGGACCTGCGCGCCGACCCGAACGGCGAATTCAGCGGCGTGATCATCGAGAGCAAGGTCGACCGTCAGGCGGGCGTGCTCGCCACCGTCATGGTGCAGGAAGGCACCATCAACGTCGGGGACTTCCTGGTCGTCGGTGAGACGTACGGCAAGATCAAGGCCATGACCGACAGCCTCGGCGGCCGCATCAAGAGCGCCGGCCCCAGCACGCCCGTGCAGGTGCTCGGCTTCAGCGAAGCGCCCGTCAGCGGCGACAAGGTCGCGAGCGCCAGCAACGAGCACGCCGCGCGCGAGAAGGTCGCCGTGCGCGTCGACACGCGCCGCACCGTCGAAGAGGCCCGCGCACAGCGCAAGCTGAGCCTGGAAGAGATGATGGGCAGCCTCGTCGAGGTGCGCGAGGTGAACCTGATCCTGCGCGCCGACACGCAGGGCAGCGTGGAAGCCATTCAGGGCATCCTCGCCAAGAAGGAAAGCGACGACGTGAAACTGAACGTCATGCTGGCCGGCATCGGCGCGCCCACCGAGGGCGACGTGCTGCTCGCCAGCACCGCCGAGGCCACCATCCTGTGCTTCAGCGTGACCGCGTCGGGCGCCGTCAAGAAGGTCGCGGACCAGAAGGGCGTGGACCTCAAGAGCTTCCGGATCATCTACGAACTGATCGACGAGGTGGACCGCCTGATCAAGGGCAACGTCGAACCGGTCTTCGAGGAGAAGTACCTGGGCCGCGCCGAGGTCCGCATGCTGATCAAGCACCCCAAGAGCGGCACCATCGCCGGATCGTACGTCACGGACGGCAGCTTCAAGCGCAACGCCAAGGCCAAGGTCACGCGCGGCAAGCAGGTCGTGTACGAGGGCACCATCGTGGGCCTCAAGCGCTTCAAGGACGACGTCCGCGAAGTGCAGACCGGCTACGAGTGCGGGATCAACCTCGACTGGAACGACGTGATGGAAGGCGACATCATCGAGGCCAGCGAGATGGTCGAAGTCCAGCAGTAA
- a CDS encoding GNAT family N-acetyltransferase, whose product MTSDLTRTVNVSVVDPVTLDLPERLESARLAADCFAVAAPHDPPVVVAARAEGLAHRDADDGSRLVRAHLDGRLVGQASLEYSLTQNTDQCHLDVSVHPDVRRRGLGRLLAREAARVALQEGRVTYNAATTSRVPAGEAFARRLGARDGLHMLISELPLAQLDAALLDRWVTRPDADLYALRTFTRVPDEELERVAAVLGVMNTAPRGALEFDDWVVTPAMVRHWQDTMHATGERTLMLVAEHLPGGTFVGYTEVFWHPQRAVLVQQGATAVHPAHRRHGLGRWLKAALLQALPEHNPQAQRVRTGNADSNAAMLGINRELGFAPAFTRDEWQGDTRMLLGHATA is encoded by the coding sequence ATGACGAGCGACCTGACCCGGACCGTGAACGTGAGCGTGGTGGACCCGGTGACGCTGGACCTGCCGGAACGGCTGGAGTCCGCGAGGCTCGCGGCGGACTGCTTCGCGGTGGCCGCGCCGCACGACCCGCCCGTCGTGGTCGCGGCGCGCGCCGAGGGCCTCGCGCACCGCGACGCGGACGACGGGAGCCGCCTTGTCCGCGCGCACCTGGACGGGCGACTGGTGGGGCAGGCGTCGCTGGAGTACTCGCTCACGCAGAACACCGACCAGTGCCACCTCGACGTGAGCGTCCACCCGGACGTGCGGCGGCGCGGCCTGGGTCGCCTGCTGGCGCGCGAGGCGGCCCGCGTGGCGCTGCAGGAGGGCCGCGTCACGTACAACGCCGCCACCACCTCCCGCGTCCCGGCCGGGGAGGCCTTCGCGCGCCGCCTGGGGGCCAGGGACGGCCTGCACATGCTGATCAGCGAACTGCCGCTCGCGCAGCTGGACGCGGCCCTGCTGGACCGCTGGGTGACGCGCCCGGACGCGGACCTGTACGCCCTGCGGACCTTCACGCGCGTCCCGGACGAGGAACTGGAACGGGTGGCCGCCGTGCTCGGCGTGATGAACACCGCGCCGCGCGGCGCCCTGGAGTTCGACGACTGGGTCGTGACGCCCGCCATGGTCCGGCACTGGCAGGACACCATGCACGCGACCGGCGAGCGCACCCTGATGCTGGTGGCCGAGCACCTGCCCGGCGGGACCTTCGTGGGGTACACGGAGGTGTTCTGGCACCCGCAGCGGGCCGTGCTGGTGCAGCAGGGCGCGACCGCCGTGCACCCCGCGCACCGCCGTCACGGGCTGGGCCGCTGGCTGAAGGCGGCGCTGCTGCAGGCCCTGCCGGAACACAACCCGCAGGCGCAGCGCGTCCGGACCGGGAACGCCGACAGCAACGCCGCGATGCTCGGCATCAACCGCGAACTCGGCTTCGCGCCCGCCTTCACCCGCGACGAGTGGCAGGGCGACACCCGCATGCTCCTCGGGCACGCCACGGCCTGA
- a CDS encoding amidohydrolase family protein, translating to MTLLPTLWTADVVYTGMGNPVRDGGVVVSGGVVAAAGSAAELRVNFPQAREVRGGRVIAPPPVNAHTHLDMSLYAFQSLPYFRWIPEVVIAGRHLRGHEGAVVGLDAVRASGASGLGDIVWHPDVMEWLLRESDVPGVAYWEVLDPNPATAQATFEAARARLDAWKKLERPGGMRVGLSPHASYTVSHRLFRLLSEYAAGEGLPMQVHVLEHPSEAELFAGGAGPLAESFLASMRRNGVELSIADVIGREPSPELSAVSYLADLGVLQARPTLIHMVNVTPQDITLVAQAGCTVVTCPRSNANLHCGTFPWQAFAAAGVEVALGTDSVASGETLDIHDEVRAAWALHPELDPRVVVRAAVKGGTRVVGGRVPFIRRGEAWSDLFLWRE from the coding sequence ATGACGTTACTGCCGACGCTGTGGACTGCGGATGTTGTGTATACCGGGATGGGGAATCCCGTGCGGGACGGGGGTGTGGTGGTGTCGGGCGGGGTGGTGGCGGCGGCGGGGTCGGCGGCGGAGTTGCGCGTGAATTTCCCGCAGGCGCGGGAGGTGCGGGGGGGCCGGGTGATCGCGCCGCCGCCGGTGAACGCGCACACGCATCTGGACATGAGCCTGTACGCGTTTCAGTCGTTGCCGTACTTCAGGTGGATTCCGGAGGTGGTGATCGCGGGGCGGCACCTGCGGGGGCATGAGGGGGCGGTGGTGGGTCTGGACGCGGTGCGTGCGAGTGGCGCGTCGGGTCTGGGGGACATCGTGTGGCATCCGGACGTGATGGAGTGGCTGCTGCGGGAGTCGGACGTGCCGGGCGTGGCGTACTGGGAGGTGCTGGACCCGAACCCGGCCACGGCTCAGGCGACCTTCGAGGCGGCGCGGGCGCGGCTGGACGCCTGGAAGAAGCTGGAGCGCCCCGGCGGGATGCGGGTGGGATTGTCGCCGCACGCCAGTTACACCGTGTCGCACCGGCTGTTCCGGCTGCTCTCGGAGTACGCGGCGGGCGAGGGCCTGCCGATGCAGGTGCACGTGCTGGAGCACCCGTCGGAGGCGGAGCTGTTCGCGGGCGGGGCGGGGCCGCTGGCGGAGTCGTTCCTGGCGTCCATGCGGCGGAACGGCGTGGAGTTGAGCATCGCCGACGTGATCGGCCGTGAGCCGTCCCCCGAGCTGAGCGCCGTGTCGTACCTCGCGGACCTGGGGGTGCTGCAGGCCCGCCCGACCTTGATTCACATGGTCAACGTGACCCCGCAGGACATCACGCTGGTCGCGCAGGCGGGCTGCACGGTGGTCACGTGCCCGCGCAGCAACGCCAACCTGCACTGCGGGACCTTCCCGTGGCAGGCGTTCGCGGCGGCGGGCGTGGAGGTGGCGCTCGGGACGGACAGCGTGGCGAGCGGCGAGACGCTCGACATTCACGACGAGGTGCGGGCCGCGTGGGCGCTGCACCCGGAACTGGACCCGCGGGTGGTGGTGCGCGCGGCCGTGAAGGGCGGGACGCGCGTGGTGGGTGGCCGCGTGCCGTTCATCCGGCGGGGCGAGGCGTGGAGCGACCTCTTCCTGTGGCGGGAATGA
- the proS gene encoding proline--tRNA ligase, which yields MTGSSDKGKSYGVTPQSQDFNDWYNEVVVKADLADYSPVKGAMVVKPYGSALWERIVRWLDDKFKETGHESLMFPTLIPMNFIAREADHVEGFAPELFTVSKIGTDVLDEPYVMRPTSETIIGHMWSGWLNSYRDLPFLHYQWGAVFRAELRTKLFLRTSEFYWHEGHTAHVDEQEARAEVMQMLGIYHEFCRDVLALPVVRGEKTASERFAGAVATYSIEGMMRDGKALQSGTSHYLGQNFSRAFGVKFQSRDQKEEFAHTTSWAISSRIIGALIMTHGDDRGLMMPPNIAPTQVVVIPVGRKDNFAQMVEEGEKLAAELRAAGVRVKVDRRDGVTNGFKYNDWELKGVPVRIELGPRDLEQGVVVVKNRTSEDKETLARADAVNGMTERLNGIQAALLKRATDFMLENTVTVDTYEDFKAAIDAGKWVRAFHCGDPESEKAIKEETKATIRNEPLDGTEFFAEREEGVCVHTGKPSGYGKRVIFGRQY from the coding sequence ATGACTGGCAGCAGCGACAAGGGCAAAAGTTACGGCGTCACGCCGCAATCTCAGGATTTCAACGACTGGTACAACGAAGTGGTGGTCAAGGCCGACCTGGCCGACTACAGCCCCGTCAAGGGCGCCATGGTCGTCAAACCGTACGGGAGTGCCCTGTGGGAGCGCATCGTGCGCTGGCTGGACGACAAGTTCAAGGAGACGGGCCACGAGAGCCTGATGTTCCCCACCCTGATCCCCATGAACTTCATCGCGCGTGAAGCGGACCACGTGGAGGGCTTCGCGCCGGAACTGTTCACGGTCAGCAAGATCGGCACGGACGTCCTCGACGAGCCGTACGTCATGCGGCCCACCAGCGAGACGATCATCGGGCACATGTGGTCGGGGTGGCTGAACAGTTACCGCGACCTGCCGTTCCTGCACTACCAGTGGGGCGCGGTGTTCCGCGCGGAGCTGCGCACGAAGCTGTTCCTGCGCACCAGCGAGTTCTACTGGCACGAGGGGCACACCGCGCACGTGGACGAGCAGGAGGCGCGCGCCGAGGTGATGCAGATGCTCGGCATCTACCACGAGTTCTGCCGGGACGTGCTGGCCCTGCCGGTCGTGCGCGGCGAGAAGACCGCCAGCGAACGGTTCGCGGGCGCCGTCGCCACGTACAGCATCGAGGGCATGATGCGGGACGGCAAGGCCCTGCAGAGCGGCACCAGCCATTACCTCGGGCAGAACTTCAGCCGGGCGTTCGGCGTGAAGTTCCAGTCCCGCGACCAGAAGGAGGAGTTCGCGCACACCACGTCCTGGGCGATCTCGAGCCGCATCATCGGGGCGCTCATCATGACGCACGGGGACGACAGGGGCCTGATGATGCCGCCCAACATCGCGCCGACGCAGGTCGTGGTGATCCCGGTGGGCCGCAAGGACAACTTCGCGCAGATGGTCGAGGAGGGTGAGAAGCTCGCCGCGGAACTGCGCGCCGCTGGCGTGCGCGTCAAGGTCGACAGACGCGACGGCGTCACCAACGGCTTCAAGTACAACGACTGGGAACTGAAGGGCGTGCCCGTCCGCATCGAGCTGGGGCCGCGCGATCTGGAGCAGGGCGTGGTCGTCGTCAAGAACCGCACGTCCGAGGACAAGGAGACGCTGGCCCGCGCGGACGCCGTGAACGGCATGACGGAGCGCCTGAACGGCATTCAGGCGGCGCTGCTGAAACGCGCGACGGACTTCATGCTGGAGAACACCGTCACGGTCGACACGTACGAGGACTTCAAGGCCGCCATCGATGCCGGGAAATGGGTGCGCGCCTTCCACTGCGGCGACCCGGAGAGCGAGAAGGCCATCAAGGAAGAGACGAAGGCCACCATCCGCAACGAACCGCTCGACGGGACCGAGTTCTTCGCCGAACGCGAGGAAGGCGTGTGCGTGCACACCGGCAAACCCAGCGGGTACGGGAAACGGGTGATTTTCGGGCGGCAGTACTAA
- a CDS encoding DUF2171 domain-containing protein: MTQNNEISDRIASDLKARLEKEGEHLQVKDVNGEHVGTVDHLDGDQIKLTKGDSADGQHHFVPLSQVESMDDVAVYLNVAHSDLK, from the coding sequence ATGACCCAGAACAACGAGATCAGCGACCGTATCGCCAGTGACCTGAAGGCCCGTCTGGAGAAGGAAGGCGAGCACCTGCAGGTGAAGGACGTGAACGGTGAGCACGTCGGGACCGTGGACCACCTCGACGGCGACCAGATCAAGCTCACGAAGGGTGACAGCGCCGACGGGCAGCATCACTTCGTGCCGCTCTCGCAGGTGGAGAGCATGGACGACGTGGCCGTGTATCTGAACGTCGCGCACAGCGACCTGAAGTAA
- a CDS encoding quinone oxidoreductase family protein, which translates to MRAIIMNHSGGPEVLTLQTHTLPAPRPGEAQVTLRYAGLNYVDTYQRQGGRQAPTLPAILGKEGVGTVTALGDDVTGLHVGQRVAFGTAPGGAYAEALNLPAWMLAPVPDGVTDEAAAAVMLQGMTAHYLAYSAFPLTAGDLAVVHAAAGGVGGLLVQLARRTGATILATASTDAKLHTAHDLGAQLTAPYDTFAALAREHGGASVVYDGVGRSTFQDGLNALRVRGLMCLYGAASGNVDPVDPQALNSAGGLYLTRPSLTHYTQNAQELRWRAGELFDLIRSGDLQVRVDRVYPLEEIQDAHRYIEGRHTLGKVLLSLQ; encoded by the coding sequence ATGCGCGCCATCATCATGAATCACAGCGGCGGCCCCGAAGTCCTGACCCTCCAGACGCACACCCTGCCCGCCCCCCGACCCGGCGAGGCGCAGGTCACCCTCCGGTACGCCGGACTCAACTACGTCGACACGTACCAGCGCCAGGGCGGCCGCCAGGCCCCCACCCTCCCCGCCATCCTCGGCAAGGAGGGCGTCGGGACCGTCACCGCCCTCGGCGACGACGTGACCGGCCTGCACGTCGGACAGCGCGTCGCCTTCGGCACTGCCCCCGGCGGCGCGTACGCCGAAGCCCTCAACCTGCCCGCCTGGATGCTCGCCCCCGTCCCCGACGGCGTCACCGACGAAGCCGCCGCCGCCGTCATGCTGCAGGGCATGACCGCCCACTACCTCGCGTACAGCGCCTTCCCGCTCACCGCCGGGGACCTCGCCGTCGTCCACGCCGCCGCCGGAGGTGTCGGCGGCCTCCTCGTGCAGCTCGCGCGCCGCACGGGCGCCACCATCCTCGCCACCGCCAGCACCGACGCCAAACTCCACACGGCCCACGACCTCGGCGCGCAACTCACCGCGCCCTACGACACCTTCGCCGCCCTCGCCCGCGAACACGGCGGCGCGAGCGTCGTGTACGACGGCGTGGGCCGCAGCACCTTCCAGGACGGCCTGAACGCCCTGCGCGTCCGCGGCCTGATGTGCCTGTACGGCGCGGCCAGCGGCAACGTCGACCCCGTCGACCCGCAGGCCCTGAACAGCGCGGGCGGCCTGTACCTCACCCGCCCGTCCCTCACGCACTACACCCAGAACGCCCAGGAACTCCGCTGGCGCGCGGGCGAACTCTTCGACCTGATCCGCTCCGGCGACCTGCAGGTCCGCGTGGACCGCGTCTATCCCCTCGAAGAGATTCAGGACGCGCACCGCTACATCGAGGGCCGCCACACGCTCGGCAAGGTCCTGCTCAGCCTGCAGTGA
- a CDS encoding amylosucrase has translation MRGVCPYNEHVPQDAQAARLRAAFDDDRDADTFLLRLERYGPDLLGSLQAVYGDAADELYRRLTEALVLAFHERPADLKRLDEARLLRPDWLQQERTLGYVAYTERFAGTLKGVRAHLPYLQDLGVTYLHLMPLLQPRDGENDGGYAVQDYRAVRADLGSMQDLSDLARDLRGAGMSLCLDLVLNHVAREHVWAQRARAGDATYQAYFHMFPDRELPDAYERTLPEVFPEFAPGNFTWDDASGTWVWTTFNTYQWDLDWSNPAVFLEFVEILTYLANRGVEIFRLDAIAFIWKRLGTDSQNQPEVHFITRALRAALRVAAPAVAFKAEAIVAPADLISYLGRGEHHGKLSDLAYHNSLMVQLWSSLASRDVRLFETALLNFPPKPTTATWGMYVRCHDDIGWAISDTDAAQAGVSGDAHRRFLSDFYAGEFPGTFASGLVFQHNPRTGDRRISGTAASLAGLERALALGDDAQETLALERLLTLQAVTLAFGGVPLLYMGDELALLNDYSFEGNPEHALDNRWVHRPQMDWTRAERRSDPGTPEGRMYAGLQALIRARQRLPHLHASVESEVFRSPNPAVLFLARRHPLGTLLALYNFSDEAQSFPAAALTPHFARARDEITGAPVDLGRDVTLAPYGRLWLVAAAD, from the coding sequence ATGAGGGGAGTCTGCCCGTACAATGAACACGTGCCCCAAGATGCCCAAGCGGCGCGGCTGCGTGCCGCCTTCGACGACGACCGTGACGCCGACACCTTCCTGCTGCGGCTGGAACGCTACGGCCCCGACCTGCTCGGCAGCCTGCAGGCCGTGTACGGCGACGCTGCGGACGAACTGTACAGGCGCCTGACGGAAGCGCTCGTGCTGGCCTTCCACGAACGGCCCGCCGACCTGAAACGCCTGGACGAGGCGCGCCTCCTGCGGCCCGACTGGCTGCAGCAGGAGCGCACGCTGGGATACGTGGCGTACACGGAACGGTTCGCGGGCACCCTGAAGGGCGTGCGGGCGCACCTGCCGTACCTGCAGGACCTCGGCGTGACGTACCTGCACCTCATGCCGCTGCTGCAGCCGCGAGACGGCGAGAACGACGGTGGGTACGCCGTGCAGGACTACCGCGCGGTGCGCGCCGACCTGGGCAGCATGCAGGACCTGTCGGACCTCGCGCGGGACCTGCGCGGCGCGGGCATGAGCCTGTGCCTGGACCTCGTGCTGAACCACGTGGCGCGCGAGCACGTCTGGGCGCAGCGGGCGCGGGCCGGGGACGCCACGTACCAGGCGTACTTCCACATGTTCCCGGACCGTGAGCTGCCGGACGCGTACGAGCGGACCCTGCCGGAGGTGTTCCCGGAATTCGCGCCCGGCAACTTCACGTGGGACGACGCGTCCGGCACGTGGGTCTGGACGACCTTCAACACGTACCAGTGGGACCTGGACTGGAGCAACCCGGCCGTGTTCCTGGAGTTCGTGGAGATCCTGACGTACCTCGCGAACCGGGGCGTGGAGATCTTCCGGCTGGACGCCATCGCGTTCATCTGGAAGCGGCTGGGGACCGACAGTCAGAACCAGCCGGAAGTGCACTTCATCACGCGGGCGCTGCGGGCCGCGCTGCGCGTCGCGGCGCCCGCCGTGGCCTTCAAGGCCGAGGCGATCGTGGCGCCCGCCGACCTGATCTCGTACCTGGGGCGGGGCGAGCATCACGGGAAGCTGTCGGACCTCGCGTACCACAACAGCCTGATGGTGCAACTGTGGAGCAGCCTCGCGAGCCGCGACGTGCGCCTCTTCGAGACGGCCCTCCTGAACTTCCCGCCGAAACCCACCACTGCCACGTGGGGCATGTACGTCCGCTGTCACGACGACATCGGGTGGGCCATCTCGGACACGGACGCGGCGCAGGCGGGCGTGTCCGGCGACGCGCACCGCCGCTTCCTGAGCGACTTCTACGCCGGGGAGTTTCCCGGCACGTTCGCGTCGGGGCTGGTGTTTCAGCACAACCCGCGCACCGGGGACCGCCGCATCAGCGGGACGGCCGCGAGCCTCGCGGGCCTGGAGCGCGCGCTCGCGCTGGGCGACGACGCGCAGGAGACGCTGGCGCTGGAGCGCCTGCTGACGCTGCAGGCCGTCACGCTGGCGTTCGGGGGCGTGCCGCTGCTGTACATGGGGGACGAACTCGCGCTCCTGAACGACTACAGCTTCGAGGGCAACCCCGAGCACGCGCTCGACAACCGCTGGGTGCACCGCCCGCAGATGGACTGGACGCGCGCCGAGCGGCGCAGTGATCCGGGTACGCCGGAGGGCCGCATGTACGCGGGCCTGCAGGCGCTCATCCGGGCACGGCAGCGGCTCCCGCACCTGCACGCGAGCGTGGAGTCCGAGGTGTTCCGCAGCCCGAACCCGGCCGTGCTGTTCCTGGCGCGCCGCCACCCGCTCGGGACGCTACTCGCCCTGTACAACTTCAGCGACGAGGCGCAGTCCTTCCCGGCCGCCGCGCTCACCCCGCACTTCGCGCGCGCGCGCGACGAGATCACCGGGGCGCCCGTGGACCTGGGGCGGGACGTGACGCTCGCGCCGTACGGTCGCCTGTGGCTGGTGGCAGCCGCAGACTGA